The following coding sequences lie in one Takifugu flavidus isolate HTHZ2018 chromosome 4, ASM371156v2, whole genome shotgun sequence genomic window:
- the slc4a8 gene encoding electroneutral sodium bicarbonate exchanger 1 isoform X2, with product MPVNDPESILSYQRPDEEVVVDQGGTSSAMNIHYEKEELEGHRTLFVGVRMPRQSHRHHKPHGSRHRKREKRTGSIVTQQSEESVTITSSHDTPSQRVQFILGAEDDAEHVAHELFTELDEICVKDGKDAEWKETARWLKFEEDVEDGGERWSKPYVATLSLHSLFELRSCIINGSVLLDMRASCIEEIADMVLDHQEASSELDDSVRVKVREALLKRHHHQNEKKKNLIPIVRSIAEGTRKQSEPHLIGTATSPQPQPVADPAKNGGGQDSTQVDLSKVDLHFMKKIPEGAEASNVLVGELDFLERPIVAFVRLSPAVLLTGLTEVPIPTRFLFILLGPDGKAQQYHEIGRSMATIMTDEIFHDVAYKAKDRSDLLAGIDEFLDQVTVLPPGEWDPSIRIEPPKSVPSQEKRKMPGVPNGTACPVEEELHAEHHGPELQRTGKLFGGLIQDIKRKAPFYLSDFKDGMSLQCVASFLFLYCACMSPVITFGGLLGEATEGRISAIESLFGASMTGVAYSLFAGQPLTILGSTGPVLVFEKILFKFCKDYDLSYLSLRACIGLWTALLCLFLVATDASSLVCYITRFTEEAFAALICLIFIYEALEKLCHLGEVYPFNTHSDLDHLTLAYCRCAEPDIPTNKTLELWRERNVTASVVPWSNLTVKECISLHGQFVGTACGHHGPYTPDVLFWSTILFFSTFFMSTFLKQFKTSRYFPTKVRSTISDFAVFLTIVVMVLLDFVIGVPSQKLKVPSKFQPTRDDRGWLINPIGRNPWWTVLAASIPALLCTILIFMDQQITAVIINRKEHKLLKGCGYHLDLLMVGVMLAVCSIMGLPWFVAATVLSITHVNSLKLESESSAPGEQPRFLGIREQRLTGLVIFLLMGCSVFMTGALQFIPMPVLYGVFLYMGVSSLKGIQFFDRLKLFGMPPKHQPDFIYLRHVPLRKVHLFTVTQLTCLVLLWVIKTSPAAIVFPMMVLALVFVRKVLDLCFSNRELSYLDDLMPEWKKKNLDDASKKIEEVMLSEKRENTVEIPMESSKPAHVQKTHDPRSDPSDINISDEMSKTTVWKSLNSNQKDRKEGLRGSLS from the exons ATGCCCGTCAACGACCCGGAGAGCATCCTGAGCTACCAG AGGCCAGatgaggaggtggtggtggaccAGGGAGGAACCAGCTCAGCAATGAACATCCACTATGAGAAGGAAGAACTGGAAG GTCACAGGACTCTGTTTGTAGGCGTTCGGATGCCCCGGCAGAGTCATCGCCACCACAAGCCCCACGGCTCCCGACACCgcaagagagagaagagaacgGGGAGCATTGTTACGCAGCAAAGTGAAGAGTCTGTGACAATTACCTCCAGTCATG ACACACCATCTCAGCGGGTCCAGTTCATCCTGGGCGCAGAGGACGACGCCGAGCATGTAGCCCATGAGCTGTTTACGGAGCTGGATGAGATCTGTGTGAAGGACGGAAAGGATGCCGAGTGGAAGGAAACAGCCAG GTGGCTGAAATTTGAAGAAGACGTGGAAGATGGAGGCGAAAGGTGGAGCAAACCCTACGTGGCCACCCTCTCCCTGCACAGTCTGTTTGAGCTGCGGAGTTGCATCATCAACGGCAGCGTGTTGCTTGACATGCGCGCAAGCTGCATTGAGGAGATCGCAG ACATGGTGCTGGACCACCAGGAGGCATCCAGCGAGCTGGACGAcagtgtgagggtgaaggtGCGCGAGGCGCTGCTGAAGAGGCACCACCACCagaatgagaagaagaagaacctgaTCCCCATTGTGCGCTCTATTGCCGAGGGGACCCGCAAACAGTCGGAACCCCATCTGATCG GGACGGCCACTtctcctcagcctcagcctgttGCAGATCCTGCCAAGAACGGCGGTGGACAGGACAGCACCCAGGTGGACCTGAGCAAG GTGGACCTGCACTTTATGAAGAAGATCCCTGAGGGTGCGGAGGCCTCCAATGTGCTGGTGGGAGAACTGGACTTCCTTGAAAGGCCCATTGTAGCCTTCGTGCGCCTCTCCCCCGCTGTACTGCTCACAGGGCTCACTGAGGTCCCCATTCCTACCAG gttcctcttcatcctcctgggCCCAGACGGAAAGGCGCAGCAGTATCATGAAATCGGACGCTCTATGGCGACCATCATGACGGACGAA ATCTTCCATGATGTAGCCTACAAGGCAAAGGACAGAAGTGACCTGCTGGCTGGGATAGATGAGTTCCTGGATCAGGTCACCGTGCTCCCGCCAGGAGAGTGGGACCCCTCCATCCGCATAGAACCGCCGAAGAGCGTCCCCTCTCAG gagaaaaggaaaatgccTGGGGTTCCGAACGGAACGGCCTGtccagtggaggaggagctgcacgcGGAGCACCACGGACCGGAACTGCAGAGAACTGGAAA GCTGTTTGGGGGGCTGATACAGGACATCAAGAGGAAAGCTCCGTTCTACCTGAGTGACTTTAAGGATGGAATGAGCCTCCAGTGCGtggcctccttcctcttcctctactgTGCCTGCATGTCGCCTGTTATCACCTTTGGAGGGTTGCTGGGGGAGGCCACAGAGGGACGCATC AGCGCCATCGAATCCCTGTTCGGCGCCTCCATGACTGGAGTGGCCTACTCTTTGTTTGCCGGGCAGCCGCTCACCATTCTGGGCAGCACCGGCCCCGTGCTGGTTTTCGAGAAGATCCTCTTCAAGTTCTGCAA GGACTACGACCTCTCCTACCTGTCCCTGAGGGCCTGCATCGGCCTGTGGACGGCCctcctgtgtttgttcctgGTTGCCACGGACGCCAGCTCTCTGGTGTGCTACATTACACGGTTCACAGAGGAGGCGTTTGCTGCCCTCATCTGCCTCATCTTCATTTACGAAGCCCTGGAGAAGCTCTGCCACCTGGGGGAGGTCTATCCGTTTAACACCCACAGCGACCTGGACCACCTCACGCTGGCCTA ctGTCGCTGTGCAGAGCCTGACATTCCCACCAACAAAACATTAGAACTTTGGAGAGAGAGGAACGTCACAGCCTCTGTGGTGCCCTGGTCCAACCTTACTGTCAAG GAGTGTATCAGCCTGCACGGTCAGTTTGTCGGGACGGCGTGTGGTCATCATGGACCCTACACCCCGGATGTCCTGTTCTGGTCCACCATCTtgttcttctccacctttttcATGTCTACCTTCCTGAAACAGTTCAAGACCAGCCGTTATTTCCCCACCAAG GTCCGCTCCACCATCAGTGACTTTGCCGTGTTCCTCACTATTGTCGTGATGGTCCTGCTCGACTTTGTCATTGGGGTGCCCTCTCAGAAGCTAAAGGTGCCCAGCAAATTCCAG CCTACAAGAGATGACCGAGGTTGGTTGATCAACCCAATCGGACGCAATCCCTGGTGGACAGTCCTGGCTGCATCTATTCCTGCGCTTCTCTGCACCATCCTCATCTTTATGGACCAACAGATAACTGCTGTCATCATCAACCGCAAGGAACATAAACTGCTG AAGGGTTGCGGGTACCACCTGGACCTGCTGATGGTCGGGGTGATGCTGGCGGTCTGCTCCATCATGGGGTTGCCGTGGTTCGTCGCGGCCACGGTTCTGTCCATCACGCATGTCAACAGCCTGAAGCTGGAGTCGGAGAGCTCGGCTCCGGGAGAGCAGCCACGTTTCCTGGGCATCAGGGAGCAGAGGTTGACGGGCCTGGTCATCTTTTTACTCATGGGCTGCTCTGTGTTCATGACCGGAGCCCTACAG TTCATTCCGATGCCAGTGTTGTATGGCGTTTTTCTTTACATGGGCGTCTCCTCATTAAAAGGCATCCAG TTCTTCGACCGTCTGAAGCTGTTCGGTATGCCCCCCAAGCACCAACCCGACTTCATCTACCTGCGCCACGTCCCCCTGAGGAAGGTTCACCTGTTCACTGTCACCCAGCTCACgtgcctggtgctgctctgggtCATCAAAACTTCACCCGCCGCCATTGTTTTCCCCATGATG GTTCTGGCTCTGGTCTTCGTCCGAAAGGTCCTCGACCTGTGCTTCTCCAACCGGGAGCTCAGTTACCTGGACGACTTAATGCCcgagtggaagaagaaaaacctcGACGACGCCTCCAAGAAGATAGAAGAG GTTATGCTCAGCGAGAAGAGGGAAAATACTGTTGAGATTCCCATGGAGAGCAGCAAGCCCGCTCATGTCCAGAAAACACACGACCCCAg GTCTGACCCCTCTGATATTAACATATCTGATGAAATGTCTAAAACCACTGTGTGGAAATCCCTCAACTCCAACCAAAAGGACCGCAAAGAAG GATTGAGGGGATCACTTTCATAG
- the slc4a8 gene encoding electroneutral sodium bicarbonate exchanger 1 isoform X5, which produces MPVNDPESILSYQRPDEEVVVDQGGTSSAMNIHYEKEELEGHRTLFVGVRMPRQSHRHHKPHGSRHRKREKRTGSIVTQQSEESVTITSSHDTPSQRVQFILGAEDDAEHVAHELFTELDEICVKDGKDAEWKETARWLKFEEDVEDGGERWSKPYVATLSLHSLFELRSCIINGSVLLDMRASCIEEIADMVLDHQEASSELDDSVRVKVREALLKRHHHQNEKKKNLIPIVRSIAEGTRKQSEPHLIGTATSPQPQPVADPAKNGGGQDSTQVDLSKVDLHFMKKIPEGAEASNVLVGELDFLERPIVAFVRLSPAVLLTGLTEVPIPTRFLFILLGPDGKAQQYHEIGRSMATIMTDEIFHDVAYKAKDRSDLLAGIDEFLDQVTVLPPGEWDPSIRIEPPKSVPSQEKRKMPGVPNGTACPVEEELHAEHHGPELQRTGKLFGGLIQDIKRKAPFYLSDFKDGMSLQCVASFLFLYCACMSPVITFGGLLGEATEGRISAIESLFGASMTGVAYSLFAGQPLTILGSTGPVLVFEKILFKFCKDYDLSYLSLRACIGLWTALLCLFLVATDASSLVCYITRFTEEAFAALICLIFIYEALEKLCHLGEVYPFNTHSDLDHLTLAYCRCAEPDIPTNKTLELWRERNVTASVVPWSNLTVKECISLHGQFVGTACGHHGPYTPDVLFWSTILFFSTFFMSTFLKQFKTSRYFPTKVRSTISDFAVFLTIVVMVLLDFVIGVPSQKLKVPSKFQPTRDDRGWLINPIGRNPWWTVLAASIPALLCTILIFMDQQITAVIINRKEHKLLKGCGYHLDLLMVGVMLAVCSIMGLPWFVAATVLSITHVNSLKLESESSAPGEQPRFLGIREQRLTGLVIFLLMGCSVFMTGALQFIPMPVLYGVFLYMGVSSLKGIQFFDRLKLFGMPPKHQPDFIYLRHVPLRKVHLFTVTQLTCLVLLWVIKTSPAAIVFPMMVLALVFVRKVLDLCFSNRELSYLDDLMPEWKKKNLDDASKKIEEVMLSEKRENTVEIPMESSKPAHVQKTHDPRIEGITFIDE; this is translated from the exons ATGCCCGTCAACGACCCGGAGAGCATCCTGAGCTACCAG AGGCCAGatgaggaggtggtggtggaccAGGGAGGAACCAGCTCAGCAATGAACATCCACTATGAGAAGGAAGAACTGGAAG GTCACAGGACTCTGTTTGTAGGCGTTCGGATGCCCCGGCAGAGTCATCGCCACCACAAGCCCCACGGCTCCCGACACCgcaagagagagaagagaacgGGGAGCATTGTTACGCAGCAAAGTGAAGAGTCTGTGACAATTACCTCCAGTCATG ACACACCATCTCAGCGGGTCCAGTTCATCCTGGGCGCAGAGGACGACGCCGAGCATGTAGCCCATGAGCTGTTTACGGAGCTGGATGAGATCTGTGTGAAGGACGGAAAGGATGCCGAGTGGAAGGAAACAGCCAG GTGGCTGAAATTTGAAGAAGACGTGGAAGATGGAGGCGAAAGGTGGAGCAAACCCTACGTGGCCACCCTCTCCCTGCACAGTCTGTTTGAGCTGCGGAGTTGCATCATCAACGGCAGCGTGTTGCTTGACATGCGCGCAAGCTGCATTGAGGAGATCGCAG ACATGGTGCTGGACCACCAGGAGGCATCCAGCGAGCTGGACGAcagtgtgagggtgaaggtGCGCGAGGCGCTGCTGAAGAGGCACCACCACCagaatgagaagaagaagaacctgaTCCCCATTGTGCGCTCTATTGCCGAGGGGACCCGCAAACAGTCGGAACCCCATCTGATCG GGACGGCCACTtctcctcagcctcagcctgttGCAGATCCTGCCAAGAACGGCGGTGGACAGGACAGCACCCAGGTGGACCTGAGCAAG GTGGACCTGCACTTTATGAAGAAGATCCCTGAGGGTGCGGAGGCCTCCAATGTGCTGGTGGGAGAACTGGACTTCCTTGAAAGGCCCATTGTAGCCTTCGTGCGCCTCTCCCCCGCTGTACTGCTCACAGGGCTCACTGAGGTCCCCATTCCTACCAG gttcctcttcatcctcctgggCCCAGACGGAAAGGCGCAGCAGTATCATGAAATCGGACGCTCTATGGCGACCATCATGACGGACGAA ATCTTCCATGATGTAGCCTACAAGGCAAAGGACAGAAGTGACCTGCTGGCTGGGATAGATGAGTTCCTGGATCAGGTCACCGTGCTCCCGCCAGGAGAGTGGGACCCCTCCATCCGCATAGAACCGCCGAAGAGCGTCCCCTCTCAG gagaaaaggaaaatgccTGGGGTTCCGAACGGAACGGCCTGtccagtggaggaggagctgcacgcGGAGCACCACGGACCGGAACTGCAGAGAACTGGAAA GCTGTTTGGGGGGCTGATACAGGACATCAAGAGGAAAGCTCCGTTCTACCTGAGTGACTTTAAGGATGGAATGAGCCTCCAGTGCGtggcctccttcctcttcctctactgTGCCTGCATGTCGCCTGTTATCACCTTTGGAGGGTTGCTGGGGGAGGCCACAGAGGGACGCATC AGCGCCATCGAATCCCTGTTCGGCGCCTCCATGACTGGAGTGGCCTACTCTTTGTTTGCCGGGCAGCCGCTCACCATTCTGGGCAGCACCGGCCCCGTGCTGGTTTTCGAGAAGATCCTCTTCAAGTTCTGCAA GGACTACGACCTCTCCTACCTGTCCCTGAGGGCCTGCATCGGCCTGTGGACGGCCctcctgtgtttgttcctgGTTGCCACGGACGCCAGCTCTCTGGTGTGCTACATTACACGGTTCACAGAGGAGGCGTTTGCTGCCCTCATCTGCCTCATCTTCATTTACGAAGCCCTGGAGAAGCTCTGCCACCTGGGGGAGGTCTATCCGTTTAACACCCACAGCGACCTGGACCACCTCACGCTGGCCTA ctGTCGCTGTGCAGAGCCTGACATTCCCACCAACAAAACATTAGAACTTTGGAGAGAGAGGAACGTCACAGCCTCTGTGGTGCCCTGGTCCAACCTTACTGTCAAG GAGTGTATCAGCCTGCACGGTCAGTTTGTCGGGACGGCGTGTGGTCATCATGGACCCTACACCCCGGATGTCCTGTTCTGGTCCACCATCTtgttcttctccacctttttcATGTCTACCTTCCTGAAACAGTTCAAGACCAGCCGTTATTTCCCCACCAAG GTCCGCTCCACCATCAGTGACTTTGCCGTGTTCCTCACTATTGTCGTGATGGTCCTGCTCGACTTTGTCATTGGGGTGCCCTCTCAGAAGCTAAAGGTGCCCAGCAAATTCCAG CCTACAAGAGATGACCGAGGTTGGTTGATCAACCCAATCGGACGCAATCCCTGGTGGACAGTCCTGGCTGCATCTATTCCTGCGCTTCTCTGCACCATCCTCATCTTTATGGACCAACAGATAACTGCTGTCATCATCAACCGCAAGGAACATAAACTGCTG AAGGGTTGCGGGTACCACCTGGACCTGCTGATGGTCGGGGTGATGCTGGCGGTCTGCTCCATCATGGGGTTGCCGTGGTTCGTCGCGGCCACGGTTCTGTCCATCACGCATGTCAACAGCCTGAAGCTGGAGTCGGAGAGCTCGGCTCCGGGAGAGCAGCCACGTTTCCTGGGCATCAGGGAGCAGAGGTTGACGGGCCTGGTCATCTTTTTACTCATGGGCTGCTCTGTGTTCATGACCGGAGCCCTACAG TTCATTCCGATGCCAGTGTTGTATGGCGTTTTTCTTTACATGGGCGTCTCCTCATTAAAAGGCATCCAG TTCTTCGACCGTCTGAAGCTGTTCGGTATGCCCCCCAAGCACCAACCCGACTTCATCTACCTGCGCCACGTCCCCCTGAGGAAGGTTCACCTGTTCACTGTCACCCAGCTCACgtgcctggtgctgctctgggtCATCAAAACTTCACCCGCCGCCATTGTTTTCCCCATGATG GTTCTGGCTCTGGTCTTCGTCCGAAAGGTCCTCGACCTGTGCTTCTCCAACCGGGAGCTCAGTTACCTGGACGACTTAATGCCcgagtggaagaagaaaaacctcGACGACGCCTCCAAGAAGATAGAAGAG GTTATGCTCAGCGAGAAGAGGGAAAATACTGTTGAGATTCCCATGGAGAGCAGCAAGCCCGCTCATGTCCAGAAAACACACGACCCCAg GATTGAGGGGATCACTTTCATAGATGAGTGA
- the slc4a8 gene encoding electroneutral sodium bicarbonate exchanger 1 isoform X1 produces MPVNDPESILSYQRPDEEVVVDQGGTSSAMNIHYEKEELEGHRTLFVGVRMPRQSHRHHKPHGSRHRKREKRTGSIVTQQSEESVTITSSHDTPSQRVQFILGAEDDAEHVAHELFTELDEICVKDGKDAEWKETARWLKFEEDVEDGGERWSKPYVATLSLHSLFELRSCIINGSVLLDMRASCIEEIADMVLDHQEASSELDDSVRVKVREALLKRHHHQNEKKKNLIPIVRSIAEGTRKQSEPHLIGTATSPQPQPVADPAKNGGGQDSTQVDLSKVDLHFMKKIPEGAEASNVLVGELDFLERPIVAFVRLSPAVLLTGLTEVPIPTRFLFILLGPDGKAQQYHEIGRSMATIMTDEIFHDVAYKAKDRSDLLAGIDEFLDQVTVLPPGEWDPSIRIEPPKSVPSQEKRKMPGVPNGTACPVEEELHAEHHGPELQRTGKLFGGLIQDIKRKAPFYLSDFKDGMSLQCVASFLFLYCACMSPVITFGGLLGEATEGRISAIESLFGASMTGVAYSLFAGQPLTILGSTGPVLVFEKILFKFCKDYDLSYLSLRACIGLWTALLCLFLVATDASSLVCYITRFTEEAFAALICLIFIYEALEKLCHLGEVYPFNTHSDLDHLTLAYCRCAEPDIPTNKTLELWRERNVTASVVPWSNLTVKECISLHGQFVGTACGHHGPYTPDVLFWSTILFFSTFFMSTFLKQFKTSRYFPTKVRSTISDFAVFLTIVVMVLLDFVIGVPSQKLKVPSKFQPTRDDRGWLINPIGRNPWWTVLAASIPALLCTILIFMDQQITAVIINRKEHKLLKGCGYHLDLLMVGVMLAVCSIMGLPWFVAATVLSITHVNSLKLESESSAPGEQPRFLGIREQRLTGLVIFLLMGCSVFMTGALQFIPMPVLYGVFLYMGVSSLKGIQFFDRLKLFGMPPKHQPDFIYLRHVPLRKVHLFTVTQLTCLVLLWVIKTSPAAIVFPMMVLALVFVRKVLDLCFSNRELSYLDDLMPEWKKKNLDDASKKIEEESQVMLSEKRENTVEIPMESSKPAHVQKTHDPRSDPSDINISDEMSKTTVWKSLNSNQKDRKEGLRGSLS; encoded by the exons ATGCCCGTCAACGACCCGGAGAGCATCCTGAGCTACCAG AGGCCAGatgaggaggtggtggtggaccAGGGAGGAACCAGCTCAGCAATGAACATCCACTATGAGAAGGAAGAACTGGAAG GTCACAGGACTCTGTTTGTAGGCGTTCGGATGCCCCGGCAGAGTCATCGCCACCACAAGCCCCACGGCTCCCGACACCgcaagagagagaagagaacgGGGAGCATTGTTACGCAGCAAAGTGAAGAGTCTGTGACAATTACCTCCAGTCATG ACACACCATCTCAGCGGGTCCAGTTCATCCTGGGCGCAGAGGACGACGCCGAGCATGTAGCCCATGAGCTGTTTACGGAGCTGGATGAGATCTGTGTGAAGGACGGAAAGGATGCCGAGTGGAAGGAAACAGCCAG GTGGCTGAAATTTGAAGAAGACGTGGAAGATGGAGGCGAAAGGTGGAGCAAACCCTACGTGGCCACCCTCTCCCTGCACAGTCTGTTTGAGCTGCGGAGTTGCATCATCAACGGCAGCGTGTTGCTTGACATGCGCGCAAGCTGCATTGAGGAGATCGCAG ACATGGTGCTGGACCACCAGGAGGCATCCAGCGAGCTGGACGAcagtgtgagggtgaaggtGCGCGAGGCGCTGCTGAAGAGGCACCACCACCagaatgagaagaagaagaacctgaTCCCCATTGTGCGCTCTATTGCCGAGGGGACCCGCAAACAGTCGGAACCCCATCTGATCG GGACGGCCACTtctcctcagcctcagcctgttGCAGATCCTGCCAAGAACGGCGGTGGACAGGACAGCACCCAGGTGGACCTGAGCAAG GTGGACCTGCACTTTATGAAGAAGATCCCTGAGGGTGCGGAGGCCTCCAATGTGCTGGTGGGAGAACTGGACTTCCTTGAAAGGCCCATTGTAGCCTTCGTGCGCCTCTCCCCCGCTGTACTGCTCACAGGGCTCACTGAGGTCCCCATTCCTACCAG gttcctcttcatcctcctgggCCCAGACGGAAAGGCGCAGCAGTATCATGAAATCGGACGCTCTATGGCGACCATCATGACGGACGAA ATCTTCCATGATGTAGCCTACAAGGCAAAGGACAGAAGTGACCTGCTGGCTGGGATAGATGAGTTCCTGGATCAGGTCACCGTGCTCCCGCCAGGAGAGTGGGACCCCTCCATCCGCATAGAACCGCCGAAGAGCGTCCCCTCTCAG gagaaaaggaaaatgccTGGGGTTCCGAACGGAACGGCCTGtccagtggaggaggagctgcacgcGGAGCACCACGGACCGGAACTGCAGAGAACTGGAAA GCTGTTTGGGGGGCTGATACAGGACATCAAGAGGAAAGCTCCGTTCTACCTGAGTGACTTTAAGGATGGAATGAGCCTCCAGTGCGtggcctccttcctcttcctctactgTGCCTGCATGTCGCCTGTTATCACCTTTGGAGGGTTGCTGGGGGAGGCCACAGAGGGACGCATC AGCGCCATCGAATCCCTGTTCGGCGCCTCCATGACTGGAGTGGCCTACTCTTTGTTTGCCGGGCAGCCGCTCACCATTCTGGGCAGCACCGGCCCCGTGCTGGTTTTCGAGAAGATCCTCTTCAAGTTCTGCAA GGACTACGACCTCTCCTACCTGTCCCTGAGGGCCTGCATCGGCCTGTGGACGGCCctcctgtgtttgttcctgGTTGCCACGGACGCCAGCTCTCTGGTGTGCTACATTACACGGTTCACAGAGGAGGCGTTTGCTGCCCTCATCTGCCTCATCTTCATTTACGAAGCCCTGGAGAAGCTCTGCCACCTGGGGGAGGTCTATCCGTTTAACACCCACAGCGACCTGGACCACCTCACGCTGGCCTA ctGTCGCTGTGCAGAGCCTGACATTCCCACCAACAAAACATTAGAACTTTGGAGAGAGAGGAACGTCACAGCCTCTGTGGTGCCCTGGTCCAACCTTACTGTCAAG GAGTGTATCAGCCTGCACGGTCAGTTTGTCGGGACGGCGTGTGGTCATCATGGACCCTACACCCCGGATGTCCTGTTCTGGTCCACCATCTtgttcttctccacctttttcATGTCTACCTTCCTGAAACAGTTCAAGACCAGCCGTTATTTCCCCACCAAG GTCCGCTCCACCATCAGTGACTTTGCCGTGTTCCTCACTATTGTCGTGATGGTCCTGCTCGACTTTGTCATTGGGGTGCCCTCTCAGAAGCTAAAGGTGCCCAGCAAATTCCAG CCTACAAGAGATGACCGAGGTTGGTTGATCAACCCAATCGGACGCAATCCCTGGTGGACAGTCCTGGCTGCATCTATTCCTGCGCTTCTCTGCACCATCCTCATCTTTATGGACCAACAGATAACTGCTGTCATCATCAACCGCAAGGAACATAAACTGCTG AAGGGTTGCGGGTACCACCTGGACCTGCTGATGGTCGGGGTGATGCTGGCGGTCTGCTCCATCATGGGGTTGCCGTGGTTCGTCGCGGCCACGGTTCTGTCCATCACGCATGTCAACAGCCTGAAGCTGGAGTCGGAGAGCTCGGCTCCGGGAGAGCAGCCACGTTTCCTGGGCATCAGGGAGCAGAGGTTGACGGGCCTGGTCATCTTTTTACTCATGGGCTGCTCTGTGTTCATGACCGGAGCCCTACAG TTCATTCCGATGCCAGTGTTGTATGGCGTTTTTCTTTACATGGGCGTCTCCTCATTAAAAGGCATCCAG TTCTTCGACCGTCTGAAGCTGTTCGGTATGCCCCCCAAGCACCAACCCGACTTCATCTACCTGCGCCACGTCCCCCTGAGGAAGGTTCACCTGTTCACTGTCACCCAGCTCACgtgcctggtgctgctctgggtCATCAAAACTTCACCCGCCGCCATTGTTTTCCCCATGATG GTTCTGGCTCTGGTCTTCGTCCGAAAGGTCCTCGACCTGTGCTTCTCCAACCGGGAGCTCAGTTACCTGGACGACTTAATGCCcgagtggaagaagaaaaacctcGACGACGCCTCCAAGAAGATAGAAGAG GAATCACAGGTTATGCTCAGCGAGAAGAGGGAAAATACTGTTGAGATTCCCATGGAGAGCAGCAAGCCCGCTCATGTCCAGAAAACACACGACCCCAg GTCTGACCCCTCTGATATTAACATATCTGATGAAATGTCTAAAACCACTGTGTGGAAATCCCTCAACTCCAACCAAAAGGACCGCAAAGAAG GATTGAGGGGATCACTTTCATAG